In one Nicotiana sylvestris chromosome 8, ASM39365v2, whole genome shotgun sequence genomic region, the following are encoded:
- the LOC104231261 gene encoding probable alpha,alpha-trehalose-phosphate synthase [UDP-forming] 7: protein MISRSYTNLLDLASGNFPTMGRERERRRMPRVMTVPGSICELDDDQANSVSSENPSSLAGDRMIIVANLLPLKAKRRPDNKGWSFSWNEDSLLLRLKDGLPEDMEVLYVGSLCVDVDPIEQDDVSNYLLDKFRCVPAFLPPNIVEKYYEGFCKRHLWPLFHYMLPFSPDHGGRFDRSMWEAYVSANKLFSQKVVEVLNPEDDFVWIHDYHLMVLPTFLRRRFNRLRMGFFLHSPFPSSEIYRTLPVREEILKALLCADIVGFHTFDYARHFLSCCSRMLGLEYQSKRGYIGLEYYGRTVGIKIMPVGIHMGHIESMKKLAAKELMLNALKQQFEGKTVLLGADDLDIFKGINLKLLAMEQMLKHHPKWQGQAVLVQIANPTRGKGVDFDEIQAEISESCKRINKQFGKPGYEPIVYIDRPVSSSERMAYYSIAECVVVTAVRDGMNLTPYEYIACRQGMSGSEADSDVDEPKKSMLVVSEFIGCSPSLSGAIRVNPWNVEATAEAMNEAISMAEPEKQLRHEKHYRYVSTHDVAYWARSFLQDMERTCMDHFRKRCYGIGLGFGFRVVALDPNFRKLSIDDIESAYIKSKSRAIFLDYDGTMMPQNSLIKSPSPEVISILNKICGDPNNTVFIVSGRGRDSLSKWFSPCRKLGLAAEHGYFVRWSQDQEWQTCSQNSDFGWMHLAEPVLQSYTDSTDGSCIEKKESAIVWQYRDADTGFGFSQAKEMLDHLESVLANEPVAVKSGQFIVEVKPQGVTKGLVAEKIFTSLAGKGKMADFVLCIGDDRSDEDMFEIIGDALSRNILSYDTKVFACTVGQKPSKAKYYLDDTSEVRLMLESLAEATLTPATSDEEADNSD, encoded by the exons ATGATTTCGAGATCGTATACCAATCTTTTAGATTTGGCTTCTGGGAATTTTCCGACAATGGGAAGAGAGAGGGAGCGGAGACGGATGCCACGGGTAATGACAGTGCCCGGGAGTATTTGTGAGCTGGATGATGACCAGGCTAATAGTGTTTCATCTGAGAATCCGTCTTCGCTGGCTGGTGATCGGATGATTATAGTGGCAAATCTGTTGCCATTGAAAGCAAAAAGGAGACCAGACAATAAAGGATGGAGCTTTAGTTGGAATGAGGACTCCTTACTTTTGAGACTTAAGGATGGATTACCTGAAGACATGGAAGTGCTATATGTTGGGTCGTTATGTGTTGATGTTGACCCGATTGAACAGGATGATGTTTCTAATTATCTGTTGGATAAGTTTAGATGTGTTCCTGCATTTCTTCCGCCAAATATTGTGGAGAAATATTACGAGGGCTTCTGTAAGAGGCATTTGTGGCCACTGTTTCATTACATGTTGCCGTTCTCACCTGACCATGGAGGCCGCTTTGATCGCTCTATGTGGGAAGCATATGTTTCTGCCAACAAGTTGTTTTCACAAAAAGTAGTTGAGGTTCTTAATCCTGAGGATGACTTTGTCTGGATTCATGATTATCATTTGATGGTGTTGCCAACGTTCTTGAGGAGGCGGTTCAATCGTTTGAGAATGGGGTTTTTCCTTCACAGTCCATTTCCTTCATCTGAGATTTACAGGACACTTCCTGTTAGAGAGGAAATACTCAAGGCTTTGCTCTGTGCTGACATTGTTGGATTCCACACTTTTGACTACGCGAGACACTTCCTCTCTTGTTGCAGTCGGATGTTGGGTTTAGAGTATCAGTCTAAAAGAGGTTATATTGGGTTAGAATACTATGGACGGACAGTAGGCATCAAGATTATGCCCGTCGGGATACATATGGGTCATATTGAGTCCATGAAGAAACTTGCAGCGAAAGAGTTGATGCTTAATGCGCTAAAGCAGCAATTTGAAGGGAAAACTGTGTTGCTAGGTGCCGATGACCTGGATATTTTCAAAGGTATAAACTTAAAGCTTCTAGCTATGGAACAGATGCTCAAACATCACCCCAAGTGGCAAGGGCAGGCTGTGTTGGTCCAGATTGCAAATCCTACGAGGGGTAAAGGAGTAGATTTTGACGAAATACAGGCTGAGATATCGGAAAGCTGTAAGAGAATCAATAAGCAATTCGGCAAGCCTGGATATGAGCCTATAGTTTATATTGATAGGCCCGTGTCAAGCAGTGAACGCATGGCATATTACAGTATTGCAGAATGTGTTGTTGTCACGGCTGTGAGGGATGGGATGAACCTAACTCCGTATGAGTACATTGCTTGTCGACAAGGAATGTCTGGCTCAGAAGCAGATTCAGATGTAGATGAACCTAAGAAGAGCATGTTAGTTGTATCTGAATTCATTGGGTGTTCACCTTCACTGAGTGGGGCCATTCGAGTCAACCCGTGGAATGTTGAAGCAACTGCTGAGGCAATGAATGAGGCTATATCTATGGCTGAACCAGAGAAGCAGCTACGGCATGAAAAGCATTATCGTTACGTTAGCACCCACGATGTTGCTTATTGGGCAAGAAGCTTCTTGCAAGATATGGAGAGGACTTGTATGGATCACTTTAGAAAAAGATGCTACGGCATTGGTTTGGGCTTTGGGTTCAGAGTTGTGGCCCTTGACCCTAACTTTAGAAAGCTTTCGATTGATGATATTGAGTCAGCTTATATTAAGTCTAAGAGCAGGGCCATATTCCTTGACTATGACGGAACTATGATGCCTCAGAATTCTCTCATTAAGTCTCCAAGTCCTGAAGTTATCTCAATCCTGAATAAAATTTGTGGTGATCCGAACAATACCGTCTTTATCGTTAGTGGAAGGGGAAGGGACAGCCTGAGCAAATGGTTTTCTCCTTGTAGGAAGCTCGGTCTTGCAGCAGAACATGGCTATTTTGTGAG ATGGTCACAAGATCAGGAATGGCAAACATGCAGTCAGAACTCTGATTTTGGTTGGATGCATCTTGCCGAACCAGTATTGCAATCCTATACAGATTCTACAGATGGATCTTGCATTGAAAAAAAGGAAAGTGCTATAGTGTGGCAGTATCGTGATGCAGATACCGGCTTTGGGTTTTCTCAGGCAAAGGAGATGCTTGATCATCTAGAGAGTGTTTTAGCAAATGAACCTGTTGCTGTCAAAAGTGGGCAGTTCATTGTGGAAGTCAAACCTCAG GGTGTCACCAAAGGTTTAGTTGCAGAAAAAATCTTCACATCGTTGGCAGGGAAAGGGAAAATGGCAGATTTTGTGCTTTGCATTGGTGATGATCGATCTGATGAGGATATGTTTGAGATCATCGGTGATGCTTTATCCAGAAATATTCTTTCTTATGATACCAAAGTATTTGCCTGCACAGTGGGACAAAAACCAAGCAAAGCTAAATATTATTTGGACGACACTTCAGAGGTTAGACTTATGCTAGAGTCTCTCGCTGAAGCAACTCTTACTCCAGCGACTTCTGATGAAGAAGCTGACAACTCGGATTGA